In Saccharothrix syringae, the following are encoded in one genomic region:
- a CDS encoding cytochrome P450: MAVASRLDTGLAFTNVLLPTLAKGVIVRRSGVTALAEKVQADALAVATVKRFRARYGPEPLRLRVTGRSIALVLDASDAARLLADSPEPFRLDTVEKRAALDHFQPHGVLISSGEERAARRRFNERVLHPDKIDAEGIVRDEVDLLLRHARSTGALTWDAFARAWWRAARRIVLGSGARDDHEVTDLLRQLRGNANWAYLHPKRKRLRERFEARLREHVERGEAGSIAGLGDPDEVVGQAPHWLFAFDAAGIVTMRALAIGGEGHAGIWESARLWPTTPVILRESTEPTDWHGTWLPAGTTFIVFAPYFHRDRDRLPYADEYAPRIWPLPAEPGIVPFSGGPGACPGRDLVLVAGGTALEVLRPHLEVPVLRAPLPATLNHFGLSFVTRK, from the coding sequence GTGGCCGTAGCCTCCCGGCTGGACACCGGCCTGGCGTTCACCAACGTGCTGCTGCCGACGCTGGCCAAGGGCGTGATCGTGCGCCGGTCCGGCGTCACCGCCCTGGCGGAGAAGGTGCAGGCCGACGCCCTGGCCGTGGCCACCGTGAAGCGGTTCCGCGCCCGCTACGGGCCGGAACCGCTCCGGCTGCGCGTCACCGGCCGCAGCATCGCGCTGGTGCTCGACGCGAGCGACGCGGCGCGCCTGCTCGCGGACTCGCCGGAGCCGTTCCGGCTCGACACCGTCGAGAAGCGGGCGGCGCTGGACCACTTCCAGCCGCACGGCGTGCTCATCTCCAGCGGGGAGGAGCGCGCCGCGCGGCGGCGGTTCAACGAGCGGGTGCTGCACCCCGACAAGATCGACGCCGAGGGCATCGTCCGCGACGAGGTCGACCTGCTGCTGCGGCACGCCCGCAGCACCGGCGCGTTGACCTGGGACGCGTTCGCGCGGGCGTGGTGGCGCGCGGCGCGGCGCATCGTGCTCGGCTCCGGCGCCCGCGACGACCACGAGGTCACCGACCTGCTGCGGCAGCTGCGCGGCAACGCCAACTGGGCCTACCTGCACCCGAAGCGGAAGCGTTTGCGCGAGCGGTTCGAGGCGCGGCTGCGCGAGCACGTGGAGCGCGGCGAGGCGGGCAGCATCGCCGGCCTCGGCGACCCGGACGAGGTCGTGGGGCAGGCGCCGCACTGGCTGTTCGCCTTCGACGCGGCCGGGATCGTCACCATGCGGGCGCTGGCCATCGGCGGCGAGGGCCACGCGGGGATCTGGGAGTCCGCGCGGCTGTGGCCCACCACGCCGGTGATCCTGCGCGAGTCCACCGAACCGACCGACTGGCACGGGACCTGGCTGCCCGCGGGCACCACGTTCATCGTGTTCGCGCCCTACTTCCACCGCGACCGCGACCGGCTGCCCTACGCCGACGAGTACGCGCCGCGGATCTGGCCGCTGCCCGCCGAACCCGGCATCGTGCCGTTCAGCGGCGGGCCGGGCGCGTGCCCGGGGCGCGACCTCGTGCTGGTCGCGGGCGGCACGGCGCTGGAGGTGCTGCGGCCGCACCTGGAGGTCCCGGTGCTGCGGGCACCCCTGCCCGCGACGCTGAACCACTTCGGACTGTCCTTCGTCACCCGGAAGTGA
- a CDS encoding zinc-dependent alcohol dehydrogenase: protein MKAVTWHGKRDVRVDSVPDPVIKESTDVVVRITSSGLCGSDLHLYEVLGPFIDEGDVLGHEPMGVVEEVGPDVTEVRPGDRVVIPFNVSCGTCFMCGQGLQSQCETTQVREQGTGAALFGYTKLYGQVPGGQAEYLRVPFGNTLPIKVPDGPPDDRFVFLSDVLPTAWQAVEYADPGDSLVVLGLGPIGDMATRIARHRGVGTVIGVDLVPERMARAEANGVTVLNVRDKHLVEHIRELTGGRGPEAVIDAVGMEAHGAPVAKLAHQAVGMLPDAIAAPFMKTAGVDRLHALRLAIDIVRRGGTISLSGVYGGMADPLPMLTLFDKQVQLRMGQANVWRWVPEILPLLTDDDPLGVDSFATHHLPLDEAPHAYEIFQRKQDGAVKVLLQP, encoded by the coding sequence ATGAAGGCCGTCACCTGGCACGGCAAGAGGGACGTGCGCGTGGACAGCGTGCCCGATCCCGTCATCAAGGAGTCCACGGACGTGGTCGTCCGCATCACGTCCTCCGGCCTGTGCGGGTCGGACCTGCACCTGTACGAGGTGCTGGGACCGTTCATCGACGAGGGCGACGTCCTGGGCCACGAGCCCATGGGCGTGGTCGAGGAGGTCGGGCCCGACGTCACCGAGGTCAGGCCCGGCGACCGGGTGGTGATCCCCTTCAACGTCTCCTGCGGCACGTGCTTCATGTGCGGCCAGGGGCTTCAGTCGCAGTGCGAGACCACCCAGGTGCGCGAGCAGGGCACCGGCGCGGCCCTGTTCGGCTACACCAAGCTCTACGGCCAGGTGCCCGGCGGCCAGGCCGAGTACCTGCGGGTGCCGTTCGGCAACACGCTGCCGATCAAGGTGCCGGACGGCCCGCCGGACGACCGGTTCGTCTTCCTGTCCGACGTGCTGCCCACGGCGTGGCAGGCGGTCGAGTACGCCGACCCGGGCGACAGCCTCGTGGTGCTCGGCCTCGGCCCGATCGGCGACATGGCCACCCGCATCGCCAGGCACCGCGGCGTCGGCACGGTGATCGGCGTGGACCTGGTGCCCGAGCGCATGGCGCGCGCCGAGGCCAACGGCGTGACCGTGCTCAACGTGCGGGACAAGCACCTGGTGGAGCACATCCGCGAGCTGACCGGCGGCCGCGGCCCGGAGGCCGTGATCGACGCGGTCGGCATGGAGGCGCACGGCGCGCCCGTGGCCAAGCTGGCGCACCAGGCCGTGGGGATGCTGCCGGACGCCATCGCGGCGCCGTTCATGAAGACGGCGGGCGTGGACCGGCTGCACGCGCTGCGCCTGGCGATCGACATCGTGCGGCGCGGCGGCACCATCTCGCTGTCCGGCGTGTACGGCGGCATGGCCGACCCGCTGCCGATGCTGACCCTGTTCGACAAGCAGGTGCAGCTGCGCATGGGCCAGGCCAACGTGTGGCGGTGGGTGCCGGAGATCCTGCCGCTGCTGACCGACGACGACCCGCTGGGCGTCGACTCGTTCGCCACGCACCACCTGCCGCTCGACGAGGCGCCCCACGCCTACGAGATCTTCCAGCGCAAGCAGGACGGTGCCGTCAAGGTGCTGCTGCAACCATGA
- the rfaE2 gene encoding D-glycero-beta-D-manno-heptose 1-phosphate adenylyltransferase, whose product MKLAVVGDCLLDVDVVGTVERVCPDAPAPVLDVAEERARPGGAGLAASLAAADGVDVTLVSAIADDADGHRLRDELAGLPAVLGRSPAPTPVKTRLRCGAHSLARVDRGGGPGTPEVTDEMLDAVLDADFVLVSDYGRGLVRDERLRAVLERVPVVWDPHPRGPAPVPGARLVTPNAAEARTFSGRPDPADAGSALRDRWRARAVVVTLGARGALLHAGGTPVAVPAPNVPVPDPCGAGDRFAATAAARLMAGAATDDAVAAAVTSAADFLLAGGASGFRPPPRVPGPRAEQMSTVDKVRARGGVVVATGGCFDLLHAGHVRTLRAARSLGDCLVVCLNSDASVRRLKGPRRPVNGGQDRIEVLRALGCVDEVVVFDEDTPERVLATLRPDIWVKGGDYSADSLPEADLVRGWGGRTVVVPYHSGRSTTDMLTRRG is encoded by the coding sequence GTGAAGCTGGCCGTCGTGGGCGACTGCCTGCTCGACGTGGACGTGGTCGGCACCGTCGAGCGGGTCTGCCCCGACGCCCCCGCGCCCGTGCTGGACGTGGCCGAGGAGCGCGCCCGCCCCGGTGGCGCGGGCCTGGCCGCCTCGCTGGCCGCGGCCGACGGCGTGGACGTGACGCTGGTCAGCGCGATCGCCGACGACGCCGACGGGCACCGGCTGCGCGACGAGTTGGCGGGCCTGCCCGCGGTGCTCGGCCGCTCGCCCGCGCCCACCCCGGTCAAGACGCGGCTGCGCTGCGGCGCGCACTCGCTGGCCCGGGTCGACCGGGGCGGCGGCCCCGGCACGCCGGAGGTCACCGACGAGATGCTCGACGCCGTGCTGGACGCCGACTTCGTGCTGGTCTCCGACTACGGCCGCGGCCTGGTGCGCGACGAGCGGCTGCGCGCGGTGCTGGAGCGGGTGCCCGTGGTCTGGGACCCGCACCCGCGCGGCCCGGCGCCGGTGCCGGGTGCCCGCCTGGTCACCCCCAACGCGGCCGAGGCCAGGACCTTCAGCGGCCGGCCCGACCCGGCGGACGCGGGTTCCGCGCTGCGCGACCGGTGGCGGGCCCGCGCCGTGGTGGTGACCCTGGGGGCCAGGGGCGCGCTGCTCCACGCGGGCGGCACCCCGGTGGCCGTGCCCGCGCCGAACGTGCCGGTGCCGGACCCGTGCGGCGCGGGCGACCGGTTCGCCGCCACCGCCGCCGCCCGCCTGATGGCCGGCGCCGCGACCGACGACGCGGTGGCCGCCGCGGTCACCTCGGCCGCGGACTTCCTGCTGGCCGGCGGCGCGTCCGGGTTCCGGCCACCGCCGCGGGTGCCCGGCCCGAGGGCCGAACAGATGTCCACTGTGGACAAGGTGCGGGCGCGCGGCGGCGTGGTCGTCGCCACCGGCGGCTGCTTCGACCTGCTGCACGCGGGTCACGTCCGCACGCTGCGCGCCGCCCGGTCGCTGGGCGACTGCCTGGTGGTCTGCCTGAACTCCGACGCCTCGGTGCGCCGGCTCAAGGGACCGCGGCGCCCGGTCAACGGCGGGCAGGACCGGATCGAGGTGCTGCGCGCGCTGGGCTGCGTGGACGAGGTGGTCGTGTTCGACGAGGACACCCCGGAGCGGGTGCTCGCCACGCTGCGGCCGGACATCTGGGTCAAGGGCGGTGACTACTCCGCGGACTCGCTGCCGGAGGCCGACCTGGTGCGCGGGTGGGGCGGGCGCACCGTCGTCGTGCCCTACCACAGCGGCCGTTCCACCACAGACATGCTCACCAGGAGGGGTTGA
- a CDS encoding glycosyltransferase encodes MKILLWHVHGSWTNAFVRGGHEYLLPGPPEGIGLSGRDWPNAREVDLSEVDADVAVIQRPEEIGHVPGGIPVVYLEHNTPRHPNQPHPLKDWDGTIVHVTHFNDLMWDCGSARTTVIEHGVVDPGHLYSGDLARAAVVVNEPVRRGRVVGTDLLPRFAEVAPLDVYGMKTEELGEVGRGDHDLDSLHRELARRRVYLHPVRWTSLGLSLIESMHLGMPVVALACTEVVRAVPPEAGVVSTDVDDLVRGLAGLVADPALAREKGKQAREFALANYGLDAFLRAWDRLLTGVCG; translated from the coding sequence GTGAAGATCCTCCTGTGGCACGTGCACGGCTCGTGGACGAACGCCTTCGTCCGCGGCGGGCACGAGTACCTGCTGCCCGGACCGCCCGAGGGCATCGGGCTCTCCGGCCGGGACTGGCCGAACGCCCGCGAGGTCGACCTGTCCGAAGTGGACGCCGATGTCGCGGTCATCCAGCGGCCCGAGGAGATCGGCCACGTGCCGGGTGGAATACCGGTCGTCTACCTGGAGCACAACACGCCCAGGCACCCCAACCAGCCGCACCCGTTGAAGGACTGGGACGGCACCATCGTCCACGTCACCCACTTCAACGACCTGATGTGGGACTGCGGCAGCGCGCGCACCACCGTCATCGAGCACGGCGTGGTGGACCCGGGCCACCTCTACAGCGGCGACCTGGCCCGGGCGGCCGTCGTGGTCAACGAGCCGGTGCGCCGCGGCCGGGTGGTCGGCACGGACCTGCTGCCGCGGTTCGCCGAGGTCGCGCCGCTGGACGTCTACGGCATGAAGACCGAGGAGCTGGGTGAGGTGGGCCGCGGCGACCACGACCTGGACTCCCTGCACCGCGAGCTGGCGCGGCGGCGCGTGTACCTCCACCCGGTGAGGTGGACGTCACTGGGGCTTTCGCTCATCGAGTCGATGCACCTGGGTATGCCGGTGGTCGCGCTCGCGTGCACCGAGGTGGTGCGCGCCGTGCCGCCCGAGGCGGGTGTGGTGTCCACCGACGTGGACGACCTCGTGCGCGGTCTGGCCGGGCTGGTGGCCGACCCCGCGCTGGCCCGGGAGAAGGGCAAGCAGGCCAGGGAGTTCGCCCTGGCGAATTACGGGCTCGATGCCTTCCTGCGGGCGTGGGACCGGTTGCTGACAGGAGTGTGCGGATGA
- a CDS encoding DUF6766 family protein has product MKRFLRDNGLGLAFALLFLASLVGQAFAGNAALNEHRLTDGGDPVGLWQYVVSSDFAVDVAENWQSEYLQFFVFIFATVWLVQRGSTESKPAKRLGRESDEEQSLGAHGKPESPPWARAGGWRTRLYSNSLGLVMLALFLGSWGAQSIAGHSAYNNEQLVDFQDPVSWGRYVLSADFWNRSLQNWQSEFLAIGSMAVFSVYLRQRGSSQSKPVGAPHTATDENG; this is encoded by the coding sequence GTGAAGAGGTTCCTGCGCGACAACGGCCTGGGCCTGGCGTTCGCGTTGCTGTTCCTGGCCTCCCTGGTGGGCCAGGCGTTCGCCGGCAACGCGGCCCTCAACGAGCACAGGCTGACCGACGGCGGCGACCCGGTCGGCCTGTGGCAGTACGTGGTGTCGTCGGACTTCGCGGTCGACGTGGCCGAGAACTGGCAGTCCGAGTACCTCCAGTTCTTCGTGTTCATCTTCGCCACGGTGTGGCTCGTGCAGCGCGGTTCCACCGAGTCCAAGCCCGCCAAGCGGCTGGGCCGGGAGTCCGACGAGGAGCAGTCGCTCGGCGCGCACGGGAAACCGGAGTCGCCGCCGTGGGCCAGGGCGGGTGGTTGGCGCACCCGCCTGTACTCCAACTCGCTGGGCCTGGTGATGCTGGCGCTGTTCCTGGGTTCGTGGGGCGCGCAGTCCATCGCCGGCCACAGCGCCTACAACAACGAGCAGCTGGTCGACTTCCAGGACCCCGTGTCGTGGGGCCGGTACGTGCTGTCGGCGGATTTCTGGAACCGGTCGCTGCAGAACTGGCAGTCGGAGTTCCTGGCCATCGGCTCGATGGCGGTGTTCAGCGTCTACCTGCGCCAGCGGGGTTCGTCGCAGTCCAAGCCGGTGGGCGCCCCGCACACGGCGACCGACGAGAACGGCTGA
- a CDS encoding glycosyltransferase, producing the protein MRIAMVSEHASPLAALGGVDAGGQNVHVAALSAALAALGHDVEVCTRRDDPDLPERVRTDQGYDVVHVPAGPEAPLPKDELLPHMGDFARFLEQRWIAQRPDVAHGHFWMSGLASVLAGRNAGVPVVQTYHALGTVKRRHQGAGDTSPPQRIGIERMIGREAAAVAATCDDEVAELVRMGVPRAKISVVPCGVDLKRFQPEGPVERRDHPHRIVSVGRLVPRKGFEDLISALRSLPSAELVIAGGPVDVASDPEARRLLAHAERAGVRDRVRLVGQVSRASMPALLRSADVVACVPWYEPFGIVPLEAMACGKPVVASAVGGLRDTVVHNVTGVLVPPRDPLALARALGSLLVDRARREACGLAGLDRVAVRYAWERVAEDTERVYERATAGRAVAVGGTR; encoded by the coding sequence ATGAGGATCGCGATGGTGTCCGAGCACGCGAGCCCGCTGGCGGCGCTGGGGGGTGTCGACGCGGGTGGTCAGAACGTGCACGTGGCCGCGCTCTCGGCGGCCCTGGCCGCGCTCGGCCACGACGTGGAGGTCTGCACCCGCCGCGACGACCCGGACCTGCCCGAGCGGGTGCGCACCGACCAGGGCTACGACGTGGTGCACGTGCCCGCCGGGCCGGAGGCGCCGCTGCCCAAGGACGAGCTGCTGCCGCACATGGGCGACTTCGCCCGGTTCCTGGAGCAGCGGTGGATCGCGCAGCGGCCCGACGTGGCGCACGGCCACTTCTGGATGTCCGGCCTGGCCTCGGTGCTCGCCGGCCGCAACGCCGGCGTCCCGGTGGTGCAGACCTACCACGCCCTGGGCACGGTCAAGCGCCGCCACCAGGGCGCCGGCGACACCAGCCCGCCGCAGCGCATCGGCATCGAGCGGATGATCGGCCGCGAGGCCGCGGCCGTCGCCGCCACCTGCGACGACGAGGTGGCCGAGCTGGTGCGCATGGGCGTGCCGCGGGCGAAGATCTCGGTCGTGCCGTGCGGCGTGGACCTCAAGCGGTTCCAGCCCGAGGGCCCGGTGGAGCGGCGCGACCACCCGCACCGGATCGTCTCGGTCGGCAGGCTGGTGCCGCGCAAGGGCTTCGAGGACCTGATCAGCGCGCTGCGGTCGCTGCCCTCGGCGGAGCTGGTCATCGCGGGCGGCCCGGTGGACGTGGCGTCGGACCCGGAGGCGAGGCGCCTGCTGGCCCACGCCGAGCGGGCCGGCGTGCGCGATCGGGTGCGGCTGGTCGGGCAGGTGTCGCGGGCCTCGATGCCCGCCCTGCTGCGCTCCGCGGACGTGGTGGCGTGCGTGCCGTGGTACGAGCCGTTCGGCATCGTGCCGCTGGAGGCCATGGCCTGCGGCAAGCCGGTGGTGGCCAGCGCGGTGGGCGGCCTGAGGGACACGGTCGTGCACAACGTCACCGGGGTGCTGGTGCCGCCGCGCGACCCGCTGGCGCTGGCGCGGGCGCTCGGCTCGCTGCTGGTCGACCGGGCGCGGCGGGAGGCGTGCGGCCTGGCGGGCCTGGACCGGGTCGCCGTCCGCTACGCCTGGGAGCGGGTCGCCGAGGACACCGAACGCGTCTACGAGCGGGCGACGGCGGGACGCGCCGTGGCCGTGGGAGGCACCCGATGA
- a CDS encoding SDR family oxidoreductase: MSAPVPEWPRGAPVRAVVTGSDSGIGRAVAAALAGGGVDVGITYHSDADGAEATAAEVRSYGVRAVVRRLDLTDLPAAADVVDELAEELGGLDILVNCAGTGSAQKAVDMDFETWRSVLSVDLDGAFLCSQRAVKHMVEAGGGRIVNITSVHEHQPRVGAAPYCAAKAGLGALTKVLALELAEHGITVNSVAPGEISTPMTGQTDTDPRSEPRPGIPLGRPGHAREVAAVVAFLATPAASYVTGASFVVDGGMTLMGPQASQLLPDRSWLTP, encoded by the coding sequence ATGAGTGCTCCAGTACCCGAATGGCCCAGGGGCGCGCCGGTGCGCGCGGTGGTGACGGGGTCCGACTCCGGGATCGGCCGGGCCGTCGCGGCGGCCCTGGCGGGCGGCGGCGTCGACGTCGGGATCACCTACCACTCCGACGCGGACGGCGCCGAGGCGACCGCGGCGGAGGTCCGCTCCTACGGGGTCCGGGCGGTCGTGCGCCGGCTGGACCTGACCGACCTGCCCGCCGCGGCGGACGTGGTCGACGAGCTGGCCGAGGAGCTGGGCGGCCTGGACATCCTGGTCAACTGCGCCGGCACCGGTTCCGCGCAGAAGGCCGTGGACATGGACTTCGAGACGTGGCGCTCGGTGCTCTCGGTGGACCTGGACGGCGCGTTCCTGTGCTCGCAGCGGGCCGTCAAGCACATGGTCGAAGCCGGCGGCGGCCGGATCGTCAACATCACCTCGGTCCACGAGCACCAGCCGCGCGTGGGCGCCGCCCCCTACTGCGCCGCCAAGGCCGGCCTGGGCGCCCTGACCAAGGTCCTGGCCCTGGAACTGGCCGAACACGGCATCACGGTCAACTCCGTGGCCCCCGGCGAGATCTCCACCCCCATGACCGGCCAGACCGACACCGACCCGAGGTCCGAACCCCGCCCCGGCATCCCCCTCGGCCGCCCCGGCCACGCCAGGGAAGTAGCCGCCGTGGTGGCCTTCCTGGCCACCCCCGCCGCTTCCTACGTAACCGGCGCCTCCTTCGTGGTGGACGGCGGCATGACCCTGATGGGCCCCCAAGCCAGCCAACTACTCCCCGACCGCTCCTGGCTAACCCCCTAG
- a CDS encoding DUF6328 family protein — MSQGEESQQRRLARNLNELLQELRVAQAGVQILFGFLLSITFTDRYADADRFVRGTHLVTILFAAASVALLTAPAPWHRILFRRGRREDVIEVANRFAIAGLVFLALAMVGTVLLLGEVIVGGWIGIGLGVFAALLFGLLWFVFPLRERGRDTIDEGGPDDGGDRQE; from the coding sequence GTGAGCCAGGGTGAGGAGTCCCAACAGCGGAGGTTGGCGCGCAACCTCAACGAGCTGCTGCAGGAGCTGCGCGTCGCGCAGGCCGGGGTGCAGATCCTGTTCGGCTTCCTGCTCTCGATCACGTTCACCGACCGCTACGCGGACGCGGACCGCTTCGTGCGCGGCACGCACCTGGTCACGATCCTCTTCGCCGCCGCCTCGGTCGCGCTGCTCACCGCGCCCGCGCCGTGGCACCGCATCCTGTTCCGCCGCGGCCGGCGCGAGGACGTGATCGAGGTGGCGAACCGCTTCGCCATCGCGGGCCTGGTCTTCCTGGCCCTGGCCATGGTCGGCACCGTGCTGCTGCTCGGCGAGGTCATCGTCGGCGGCTGGATCGGCATCGGGCTGGGCGTGTTCGCCGCCCTGCTGTTCGGGCTGCTGTGGTTCGTCTTCCCGCTGCGCGAGCGCGGCCGCGACACCATCGACGAGGGCGGGCCGGACGACGGGGGCGACCGGCAGGAGTGA
- a CDS encoding Orn/Lys/Arg family decarboxylase, with amino-acid sequence MAHGRMDHSQAPVLQAIADYHARGDLSFTPPGHKQGRGVDRRVLDVLGADVFKSDVLVMNGLDDRLMTNGVLSKAMDLMADAVDADHAFFSTCGSSLSVKTCIITVARPGEKLLVSRNAHKSVIAGVIISGIEPVWVHPRWDAHWQWAYPPGVDEVREAFGRAPEAKGMLLITPTDYGTCAAIKGVAEVCHSFDRPLIVDEAWGAHLPFHPDLPAWAMDAGADLCVTSVHKMGAGLEQSSVYHLKGDRIDPAILSMRADLLDTTSPSALVYAALDGWRRQMAEHGHELLDRAVGLAGEVRSRLRDLVTVIDREHVVHPDRADDHDPLKVVLDLAELGISGYTASDWLREHHRVDVGLADHRRIAAQVTVADDASTVDRLCDAVADLVEHADGLPRARRVDVPAPGELELEQAMRPRDAFYADADHVPVREAVGRICAETISPYPPGVPAALPGEVITQPVVDYLLSGHEAGMYLPDPTDSEFRTIRVVSRNG; translated from the coding sequence GTGGCACACGGGCGCATGGACCACTCGCAGGCACCGGTGTTGCAGGCCATCGCCGACTACCACGCGCGCGGCGACTTGTCGTTCACCCCGCCCGGCCACAAGCAGGGGCGGGGTGTCGACCGGCGGGTGCTCGACGTGCTCGGCGCGGACGTGTTCAAGTCCGACGTCCTGGTGATGAACGGCCTCGACGACCGCCTGATGACCAACGGCGTGCTGTCCAAGGCGATGGACCTGATGGCCGACGCCGTGGACGCCGACCACGCGTTCTTCTCCACCTGCGGCAGCTCGCTGTCGGTCAAGACCTGCATCATCACCGTGGCCAGGCCGGGGGAGAAGCTGCTGGTCTCGCGCAACGCGCACAAGTCGGTGATCGCGGGCGTGATCATCAGCGGCATCGAGCCGGTGTGGGTGCACCCCCGCTGGGACGCGCACTGGCAGTGGGCCTACCCGCCCGGCGTGGACGAGGTGCGCGAGGCGTTCGGGCGGGCACCCGAGGCCAAGGGCATGCTGCTGATCACGCCGACCGACTACGGCACGTGCGCGGCGATCAAGGGCGTGGCGGAGGTCTGCCACTCGTTCGACCGGCCGCTGATCGTGGACGAGGCGTGGGGCGCGCACCTGCCGTTCCACCCCGACCTGCCGGCGTGGGCGATGGACGCCGGTGCCGACCTGTGCGTGACCAGCGTGCACAAGATGGGCGCGGGCCTGGAGCAGAGCTCGGTCTACCACCTGAAGGGCGACCGGATCGACCCGGCGATCCTGAGCATGCGCGCCGACCTGCTCGACACCACCAGCCCGTCCGCCCTGGTCTACGCGGCGCTGGACGGCTGGCGGCGGCAGATGGCCGAGCACGGCCACGAGCTGCTGGACCGGGCGGTGGGGCTGGCCGGCGAGGTGCGGTCGCGGCTGCGCGACCTGGTCACGGTGATCGACCGGGAGCACGTGGTGCACCCCGACCGGGCCGACGACCACGACCCGCTCAAGGTCGTGCTGGACCTCGCCGAGCTGGGCATCTCCGGCTACACGGCCAGTGACTGGCTGCGCGAGCACCACCGGGTCGACGTCGGCCTGGCCGACCACCGCCGGATCGCCGCCCAGGTCACCGTGGCCGACGACGCGTCGACCGTGGACCGGCTCTGCGACGCGGTGGCCGACCTGGTCGAGCACGCCGACGGGCTGCCCCGCGCCCGGCGCGTGGACGTGCCCGCGCCCGGCGAGCTGGAGCTGGAGCAGGCGATGCGGCCGCGCGACGCGTTCTACGCCGACGCCGACCACGTGCCGGTGCGCGAGGCCGTCGGCCGGATCTGCGCCGAGACGATCAGCCCGTACCCGCCGGGCGTGCCCGCCGCGCTGCCGGGCGAGGTCATCACCCAGCCGGTGGTGGACTACCTGCTCTCCGGCCACGAGGCCGGCATGTACCTGCCCGACCCGACCGACTCGGAATTTCGCACGATTCGCGTGGTTAGCCGGAATGGGTGA
- a CDS encoding D-sedoheptulose-7-phosphate isomerase, protein MSVDTHLNGLNQTLVGLRAQAPRLTRWGALLARRLGDGGRLLAAGNGGSAAEAQHLTAELVGRFRDDRRPFSAIALCAESSSVTAIGNDYGYEQVFARQVTAHARPNDVVVLLSTSGASPNLLEAVKAGKQAGAHVWAMTGPAPNPLAEAADDALCLTGTPANVQEGQLVAVHALCAAFEAALPVEERRVS, encoded by the coding sequence ATGAGCGTCGACACCCACCTCAACGGCCTGAACCAGACGCTGGTCGGGCTGCGCGCCCAGGCGCCGCGCCTGACCCGGTGGGGCGCGCTGCTGGCCCGCAGGCTCGGCGACGGCGGCCGGCTGCTCGCGGCGGGCAACGGCGGTTCGGCCGCCGAGGCGCAGCACCTGACCGCCGAGCTGGTGGGCCGCTTCCGCGACGACCGGCGGCCGTTCTCGGCGATCGCGCTGTGCGCCGAGTCCTCCAGCGTGACCGCGATCGGCAACGACTACGGCTACGAGCAGGTCTTCGCCCGGCAGGTCACCGCGCACGCCCGGCCCAACGACGTGGTGGTGCTGCTGTCCACCAGCGGGGCCAGCCCGAACCTGCTGGAGGCGGTGAAGGCGGGCAAGCAGGCCGGCGCGCACGTGTGGGCGATGACCGGGCCCGCGCCGAACCCGCTGGCCGAGGCCGCGGACGACGCGCTGTGCCTGACCGGCACCCCGGCCAACGTCCAGGAGGGGCAGCTGGTGGCCGTGCACGCGCTGTGCGCGGCGTTCGAGGCGGCGCTGCCCGTCGAGGAGCGGAGGGTGTCGTGA
- a CDS encoding SDR family oxidoreductase — MLDQVLITGGASGLGAAVVHAVHELGGRPLVLDKAAPSSPEVADFESVDLSDTRAAERAVKAIAERNGGLRAVVTAAGIDACGRLDQVPAGDWERVVMVNLMGTAAVVRAALPMLEGGGRVVTIASTLGIKAVGDATAYCASKFGVVGFTRALAAETAGRVGVTLVIPGGMRTHFFDDREEQYRPPDDSRLNPPERVADAIVFALRQPEGCEVRELVIAHCEEGSWP; from the coding sequence ATGTTGGACCAGGTGCTCATCACGGGAGGCGCGTCCGGACTGGGCGCGGCGGTCGTGCACGCGGTGCACGAGCTGGGCGGCAGGCCGCTGGTGCTGGACAAGGCCGCGCCGTCGTCGCCGGAGGTCGCCGACTTCGAGTCGGTGGACCTGTCCGACACCAGGGCGGCCGAGCGCGCCGTCAAGGCCATCGCGGAGCGCAACGGCGGCCTGCGGGCCGTGGTGACCGCGGCCGGCATCGACGCGTGCGGCCGGCTCGACCAGGTGCCCGCCGGCGACTGGGAGCGGGTGGTGATGGTCAACCTGATGGGCACGGCGGCCGTGGTGCGCGCGGCGCTGCCGATGCTGGAGGGCGGCGGCCGGGTGGTCACCATCGCGTCCACGCTGGGCATCAAGGCGGTCGGCGACGCCACCGCGTACTGCGCCTCGAAGTTCGGCGTGGTCGGGTTCACCCGGGCGCTGGCGGCGGAGACCGCCGGGCGCGTCGGCGTGACCCTGGTGATCCCCGGCGGCATGCGGACCCACTTCTTCGACGACCGCGAGGAGCAGTACCGGCCGCCGGACGACAGCAGGCTCAACCCGCCGGAGCGGGTGGCCGACGCGATCGTGTTCGCGCTGCGCCAGCCCGAGGGCTGCGAGGTCCGCGAGCTGGTGATCGCGCACTGCGAGGAGGGGTCGTGGCCGTAG